From the Solanum lycopersicum chromosome 10, SLM_r2.1 genome, one window contains:
- the LOC138339153 gene encoding uncharacterized protein: MAAPLNLEEGQSLHGPPRFNGHFYSWWKVRMHNYLMAEDSELWDIILDGPFVPMMEVKDGERTITVPKPRVSACESAKEIWDCLLTAYEGTEQVKESKIDMLTSRYENFKMKEGETIHDMFTKFSSITNEL, translated from the exons ATGGCAGCTCCACTTAACCTCGAAGAAGGTCAGTCATTACACGGacctcctcgtttcaatggacacttctacagttggtggaaagttagaatgcacAACTATCTCATGGCTGAAGATAGCGAGTTATGGGATATTATACTAGATGGACCCTTTGTTCCAATGATGGAAGTAAAGGATGGAGAAAGGACCATTACTGTTCCAAAGCCCAG AGTGTCAGCCTGTGAGTCTGCTAAAGAAATTTGGGATTGCTTGTTGACTGCATatgaaggaactgaacaagtcaaagaatccAAGATTGATATGCTCACCTCACGATAtgagaacttcaaaatgaaggaaggagaaactATACATGACATGTTCACCAAGTTTTCTTCTATTACAAATGAGCTGTGA